The window GACATTAAATTAAGTCCAGcttgggtagcagaaaaattgacctcttaagtcttagggtataaaaattAATACTAGTTtaagaagcctagtctaagtaACATAAGCATGAGATAATTCATTATTCTAAACGGACCCTTCTATTTTTACAGACCCCTGGAGAACTCTTGCAGGGACATAGGTTTCCTCACAGCGTTATTCAATCCTTCATGGTATGTCACCCACACCTTGCGCTCCTTTTCTTGCTTCGCTTTTTGCTGTGGATTACTTCCAGTGATTTCAGCAAGGGGTCGCGCCTCTATAACCCGGCCGAAGAAATCGCGCTTAATGAGCGTAGCATCCTCTGGGCCTGCAAGCGCAAGCTTCTTCGCATTTATAAGTTTGTCTGtgttcatcatctcaacGTGCCCAGGAAGATTGCCCGCTTGGAAGCGAGCCTGTCGAGCAAGAGCCTCTCGCTCTATCAGCGTTCGCTTCAATTCCTGATCAAGAACTTGGCGAACAGCATAGCGTGTAGGGGCGGCGGAAGGTAGGAGCAGTGCTGCACCAGTCTCGAATGTAGCCAACATATCGATATCCCTATAATAGTTAGCTACGATCACTTTGTAGGTGTAAATGTTGACTTACGGTTCCATGCGGTAGACGTATTGTGGGTTTCGATCTACCGGTGAATCACTCTCAATTCTTCCCTTCTGCAACTCAATGCCGACTTCAGCAAGGACCTCAGCGGCGCGCTTGACCATAGCCCGCTCCGTGTCTTTACGCACACTAGCTATGGATCCTTGACTTCCACCCACAACTACAGGCTTGACATCTGGGGACACGATTCGCGCTAGGTATGGGAGAAACTCTGCAGAGACCTCTTCGGCACTGCGGAACGAGCGCATTAATGTGGGTGGAAGTTGAGCCTGCATTGCCTGAAGTTGAGCCCTGTTCTGACGCTCTGCTTCATGAGCTTGATAGTCAGCGCGAGGGCCAGAGAAAGGCAACGGAGGACCTTCATCTTCCGCATCACCACCCCAACGTCGATCGTAACCCGTACTGGGAATATATCGTTTGGGAGATGCGAACAGATGATGGCATGCCAGTACAGGTTGACTGAGATATTGTGCTAGCTCCCATTCTTGACTGGCATAAAGACGAGATTGGCATGTGTCATGAAAGTGCAGCCATTCGTATGCCTGGCAGGGTTTTGTGAGGTAGAGATCATCGTTGTAGTCACGATTGGGATATTCCGCGAACACCTCAGTCATGATATGGCTAATTTCGCCGCTTGTGTCGATCATTTGTCGTAGTCTTTCCATGGCATGTTTTTTCTGGAACtctccaaagccaagctCAGCCTGTGGCTGTTCATGCTGCGTTTTGGATTGTGAAAAGTCCATGGCTTGCTTCGGAAAGCCACCTCCCTCTTGGAAAAGTCTGGAAACGATGTCTTTGACACCGCCTCGACCTAGACCACGAGCACCACCGGCGCCACTGGTAAGATCCTGTAGTACATTACTTTCCAGCCATTGTCGAGTCAGACGGGCTGTACCATTCAATGCTGATGCTCTGAAACGCCCAGCGACCCATTCGCCAACCACCATAACACCACGGAGATCGCCCTCCACTGTGCTCTCAGCTCCTCGTTTTGCATCGATACCGCTTGTCATGCCCCAAGCTGCTTCACAGAGCTTTCGAGAAGCGTCTTTGTCGCAAGGAatgccttccttctcaaagacCGATTTTAGTCGGGCAACAACCGATTCCATGGTGGGCTTGCCGACATGAATGATTTCTGCCAAGTTTGACTGCCGCAGTGGTCGAAGTGCCGGGGCATATACGTCGTTGCAAATGAGAATCAGTGGGCGCAAGAGTCTGAAATCGTCgcccttcttttttttcttgtttccGTAATTATTGGAAGATGCATTGCCCGACCCATTCTTTTGGTCCAACAGCACCAGATCTATCAGTGCCTTCACGAAGCCACCTTCGCCTGAACCACCTGAGCCGGAGACAACACCGTCCACTTCATCGACAATAACGCAAGCTGGTTTGGCCAATTTTTGTGGCCCATTACCATCTGTTCGGTTGCTGACTGTCTTGACGCTTTCTGTTCCCAGACTTGTTCGAATACGattcttgacgacatcacGACTTCGGTCGTCGCTAGCGTTGATCTCCATAACCTCGTACCCTGCCTGCCGAGCACAGACATGCGCCAATGTGGTCTTTCCCAATCCTGGGGGTCCTGTGAGCATAAGAATTTTCCTGTgaggcttctcctcctcttcttgttgcttAGTGCCTGGTCGTCTTGCAGCTGGTTGTGACTTTGATTCTCCTGGAAATACCACAGGATCCcacttcttcaaccaccgCAAAACAAACCGGTTGgtagcatcatcaccacacAGATCCATGAAGTTGCGAGCTCTGTACTTTTCTGTCCATAACAGAGTCCTCTTGGGCCTTTTCCCTCCAGGGACCTGGGGCTCGATCGATCGTACTGGGACATTGCGCTCTTTTGGGGCTTCCTCTTTATTTTTGATCTCGGCGGCTGCAGCACTCATCAAGTTGTGAACATCGATACCGTAATAGCTTCGCTCCGCTCGTCcctcttttgtttttgatcGAGCTGCAACCATTGCCTCATATGTAGGTGCGGATGTTGTCTTGCGTTCCTTaattgtcttggctttgccaTTGCAAGTTTTTGCCGTGAATGTCTGTGGCACAAAACTGCTAAAAATGGAATTTGAGAACACCGGTCTATGGCTAAGGCTAACAGGCTCTTGAATTTGCCGTGTCGTGTTCGAAGATTCTTGTGGCTCCTCGGTCCTTAGACGCTTTCGGGTAGAGTCTGCAGGCCCTTCGCTTTCATCGGAATCGGAGTCGTCGTTAACGAATGGACCTCGAGGTTTGGGTTTGGGAGGCTCATGGTCGTGATCGTGGGGTTTAGACCGTTTCGTCGTTGGAGGTGAGGATACCGACAGCATGCTGAGAGCATAAGGGATGAAACCAGTATATCAACTTATGCCACTAAGACTATAGTATCTtggctgtttatttttgtaccccaAGGTTTATGGGGTCAGCGTTTCTGATACCCAGTAAGTACAGAGTATAGCAACTACTAAACAAGGGGAAATGTTGTCGTTGAAAAATTGTCGAGATGGTAGGGTTGAGGGTGGGATTAAAGCAAATCTCCAAGGCGCCTCCAGGTTAGCGACGCGTCGTGTTTAATTGAGTCGCGTCTTCCCGTGTAAGTTAATTGAGTCCCACTATCTGGCGCCAAGATGATTATGTCAGCCTGATGATTGCATTTTGAACCTCCACGACCGGAGCTGCGATAATCCGGTGGACGGCTGAATTGAAGCCAAAAATTTGGCTCTAACAGCATAACCACGACGAGCCAGTTCCCAGCACCGTGGGCCTCAATCTGCCAATATGCGTCGGCCTACGAAATATTACAGTCTCACCAGGCCGGTATGCATTTACCCTCCTCTCAATTGACCTGCTGCCGATAGGTCGAACCCCGCCAGGCGAATTTTGCCCAGCTAACCGACACACGATATAGAAACTCAGGCAATCATGGAACAAGTATAACTTGTTTAATATTGCCCGTGCGGCCGGCCGCGAGCCACCAGTCAAGGGTCGAGCGACATTCTTCCAGCAGAAGTGGGCAGCCAAGTCCAAAACCCGAGGTTACCACGGCGAGCATGTATCCGAGAAGAAGTGGGTGCGTCTGTTTTCACGACGACTTCTATCCGCTGTCGATCTTCCCCCCAAGTATCTTGCCGCCAATGATGGTTCCGAACAAGCTGCTGGTCGTGGTTCAGGCTTGTCGACATCCAATGTGACCGCCGAGTCCTACTCCCAAGTCCCCAAGGGCAGTGATGCAGTCCGCCCTCCCTCTCATCCGGCTCAGCGAAGTCGTGGTTTCGGCGATGTGAACGAGATGCTGTCTGAGCACTTCCAGGATATGACACCCTATATGCAAATGACTTTTGCGCCCCTGGAGCGAAGATTGGACACGGCAGTGTTCCGCGCCATGTTCGCCAGCAGTGTACGACAAGCTCGCCAGTTTGTCATCCACggtgctgtcaaggtcaacggCAAAAAGGTCTGTCATTAAAGATACGCTTCCGATACCGTTCTAACGTTTGATAGATGGTTCATCCTTCATATGCATTGAACCCTGGCGACATGTTCCAGGTTGATATTGAAAAGGTCTTGTACGGAACCGGAGAGCAAAAGAAGCCCAACTCGATACAGGAAAGTCACGACAAGGAGTtgcttgacaagcaagaaGAGGCTGTCAGGCAACAAGGTCTCAAGAAGCGTTCAAAGATTCTCGACGCTGTGGCCGCCAAGGAGGGAGAAGCGGCAGAAGCCGCCGAAgccaagcttggaaaggGCTCGCTCAAACGTGTCGAGCGTGAGGTGCAATTGCATCGTATCAAGAATCTCCGCGTAACAGCTCGAGAGATTCTAAAGGGTGACATGAGACAGCTATCGGCTAAGCAGAAGAAGGACCTGCGACTATTCCGAGACACTGCCCAGCGTTTGCTGTCTCTCCGCGAAGACCGTGAGCTTGACGCATATGAGCTCATTAACCAGATCCAGTCtcagatccagaagcttggtACTGTGGATGCTTTCCGCAAGGCCGACCCAACCCCTGCCGAGCCATCAAGTGAGGGAGAGTCTTCAGCTGatgagaaggctgccaagaagaacgaggtcCAGGTCAAACGGTCGGAATTCAAGAACCAAGTCCTTGAGAGAGGCTTGGAAGGTATCACAAATAGGGAAGATCGGGATCGGGCAAGGAACATTCTGGCCACCCATGATCTGACCAACGAGGAAATTCGCAAACTTGTCTACATTCTCAAGAACGACGCCGAGAACCCCATCGACCACTCGAAACCTTACGTTACTCCCTGGCGCCCTCGCCCATTCATGTCTGCCTTTGCGTTCATCCCTCGCTATCTCGAAGTCAACCCCTATATCTGCGCTGCAGTTTACCTCCGTCACCCCGTGGCACGAAAGGGTATGGCCGAGGTTCCCACACCTTTCAGTTACTTGACCAACCAATTGGCCCATAATTGGTACTTGGGACGAGGTTAAACGAAAAGCAATTATGTAGGTATAGTGAATTTTGATGCCGGAATGACGTTCGGGGAGAGTCTTGGCAGGGCAGATGGCTTGCCTGTGTAATATACCACCTTTTAGAGTATACGGTAGACAGCCGGATGTACCCTGTATGTATCACCACTGTTAAAAGTACCACATGAAGTGGATTGTATACCATTTTGTGAATTGTCGAGGCAGTTTGTCAAGCCGACATAGGCTCATATCTCTGTTTCTGCGCATTGGTTTTGGTGATGCTCTAAGCCTGGAAAGACAAGGGTTCTAATATCAGAATTATCAACTTGGTTAAAATTTATGAAGTCGATCAGAGCAAATATAGACCAAAAACGCCACATGAGCCTCTGCATCTCAAGTCTcagggtataaaaataagtagtctaagaagcctagtctGAGTAGCATAAACTGGCCTAAcaattttgtctcttgtgtTCTTAGCGGTCAattcttctgataccctgaggactgGTTGCATAGCGCGGTTGAGTTTATGAAGACTTTCGTTTATATAATAATTCGACGCTCATCTAACCAATAATTCGGTGTAATCCCGAGACTAACTCCACATCTTGTTTCAACATGAACAGTTCCCAGCAGATTTCTAGATCAAGTTGCGACTTTTCTACAGCTTAGCCTTGGGGGCACCCTGTTCAGGCCCAGCCTTGGGTCTCTGCGCAGGCACAGCCAGAGGGTCGTACACAGTAGACGACAGGTTGTCCGAAGGCACAGCACCGTGCTGGAACAGACTTCGGAGATCGAGCATACCAGGGTGTAGGTCTTCAATCTTGCTCGCGCCGATAAGTCGCATGTTCATCTCGAGCTcatccttgagaagctgcatAGCTCGGATGACACCAGCTTCGCCATATGTGCTCATGGCGTAGAGGAAAGGTCGTCCGATACCAACACCACGGGCGCCGAGGCAGAGCGCCTTGAGGATATCAGTTCCACGTCGGATACCACcgtcgatgaagatctcgatcttgttttCAAGACCGCGCTCACGGAGAATGGGCATAGTCTCGGCAAGAACTTCAATAGCAGATCGCGCAAACTCGAGCTGTCGGCCACCGTGGTTGGATAGCACGACACCCTGGCAACCGTAGTCAATAGCCTTGAGAACATCCTCAACGCGCTGAACACCCTTGAGGATAATTGGCATGGAGGTGATGCTCTGGAACCAAGCGATATCCTTCCAGCTCAGAGCAGGGTCGATAAAAGTCGAAATGGCTCGCGCCGCGCCCTGGCTGTTATCTGTGTCGGTACCCTCCTGGACATGAGAGCCAGGGTCAGTGAACTTGGATCGCATATCCTTCTCACGTCGACCAAGTTGAGGGGCATCAACTGTGATAAAGAGACCCTTACAGCCACGCTTCTCAGCATGCTGCACAATCTTCTTCGTGATAGCTCGGTCCTTGTTGACGTAAAGCTGCAGCCACTGGACCTGGTCACCAGCTTTGGCGTCAACGATCTCGTCAAATGAACAGGATGCGAGGGTGGGAATCATCTGAATGACGTTGTGCTTGGCTGCAGCGCGGGTAAGCACAACTTCACCCTCTGGGTTACCCAGTTTGCCAAGAGCTGTGGCTGTCACGTAAACGGGGATGTCGGTTTTTGTGCCAAGCATAGTGGTTGAGAAGTCAATAttctcgacatcaacgaggATTTGAGGACGGAACCAGATTCGGTGGAATGCGCTGTGGTTCTCGCGCATTGTCTATGAGATGTTAGTAGACCAATCACCCTGCAAGTTGGGATCAACGTACAATCTCATCGTCAGCAGCACTTGAGTAGTATCCCCACGCAACCTTGCTCATGACGCGCCtagcaacagcctcaaagtcgaagagGTTGTAGCATTGCGACAATAGAGGCTTCTGCTCCATGCGCTGCAgacgctcctcctcctcgggGTCCACCTCCTTGGTCTCCTGCTGGACGGTGTTCATGTCGACAGGTCCGAGATGCTTGGAGGCCTCGAGGAACTTGTCGAGAGTGTCAGGAGGGTGGATGGGTTCGTATGCTTCAGTGGCATCTTTGCCCTGTGTTGTGTTAGATATCGAAGATGAGACTCAATGCGACAAATGCGACGACGTACAGCGTACTTGAGGATAATCTTTTTACCTCCAGGATGCTCTGCAAAATTTGTTAGTTTCATTCAACAGCCTtatctttgttctttttcagCAAGTCTTACCTGGTAGAAACTCTGTGACATCGTATGCTTTGCCCTATTGCGAAATTCAAGTCAGCTAAAAGTCGGTAAGTCGCCACAGATTATCACATACATGAACAATAACCCAGCACGAATCCGCACTGTTGTGCTCAGCAACCTCGCCGCCCTTTAACACCATCTTGACAGTTTATATGAGTTGAAGTAAAGATGCGATTGGGTTCTATGCAGCTGTGAAAAGAAAACAGGAGATAGTTATATCGTCGCGTTGCCTTTGGTCCGAGTATGAATGACGAAATAGCTTCTTGATCGACAGAGCGTAACTGAAGAGACGTCTACGTCTTCTGGTTGTTTACCCAATGGATGAAGTAGCTGAACAaaatgatggaggagatCAATACTTGAATCACAGTCTCtagagatgagaagaagatataAGATATGAGACACTCACCAGATaagagaagatgaaaaaTAATGTCTTGAACGCGCCGGGGACTTGACCGGCACCGGAAAGTCAGGGAACGACGCGGAAATGGATCCGAAGACCGGTTCGGAAGAGGTCACTTCAAGCTCGCGTCGTTTCTGCGGGGAAATGCTCCATAACATGTCCCCAGCAACCTCTAATATTGCCTGTATTACTTGCAGCTCAGTACAAATAAGTCTAGCGTCCAATTCTAGTTGGGGTTTACGGTTCGGTCAGTCGGGGTAGTGTGGTGCGGAGACAACTGCGTAGTGTGTGCCATAAACGTCTTATTTAGCCGCAATTGCAACCTCGGTAGAAAGCGTGGCGACCTTGATCTTATATCTTGCTCTATTTGATGAGTTTCATGTCGCAAAGATGCTAGGGGATAATCCTTTGTCTGCTGTATTTATTCTGCAACGCAGCTCACGTAGCCATAATGCTTTGCCATAGCTTTTCCACCTCCCGTTGTCCCTCCTCTTCAGTTCAAACGATATCATAGCCAGATGATTCTCAAAACTCGTCTCAAGAGTTCAACCCTTGCGTCTCCCTTTCAATTACTTCCATGCATTCAAGCCTGCCCAAGGGTCgttttgctgctgctgctgctgctgttgctgttgctgcggTGGCATAGCTGACTGAGGGTAGGCACTGTTTGGATGCGCGCTGTTGGGTTGGTTGCCATAGTGGAACGTCTGCTGAGGCCCCAATGGAGGAGGTCcaggaggaggcggtggtggcaCAAATCCAGGCGGCACGTAGCCTCCCTGTGTTTGCGGTGTCGATGAAGCTCCATACCCGCCAAACGATTGAGACTGTCCGAAAGTTGACTGGTTTGGAGGTGGTGACGCAGGACCTCGGTAACCACCAATATTAAATGACGTTTGGTTCGGAGGGGGCGATGTCGGTCCTGGTGTACGTCCGTATTGACTGGGGTTATATGTAGGCTGGACAAAGGTGTTGATAGGAGGTGGCCCAAACGACtgcgttgttgttgttgttggcggcgGAGAAAAGTTCTGGTAcgcttgttgttgagccTGTTGCGGTGGTGGTGAGTTTGGCTGCTGGTATTGCCCCTGATAATTGGTCtgaggatatcgaggagCTTGGCTCTGTTGGTACTGTGATGGAGGCGTAGGTCGGTTTTGCTGAGGTTGCGGCGATGACTTGTTTGGGTCCATTGACATTCGATCCATGAGCCCTCTCAGTCTTTCGCGCTCCATCTCGGCCTGCGAATTCTTGTTGGACGATCTCTCCTGCTCGATTTGGTTGAGCAACTGCGCTCCTTCAGATCTACGGTTGTTGACGAAGCTATCAAcgttcttctccaagctctccacTGTCTCGCGCATCTCCGCGTACCAGTTCTTAGCGCTTTGCAGACCtgcgacaagatcgagaaaTTCCTGGTAAGCTCGCTTATATCGGTTGATGACTGAAGACCGTTGTCGTTGAATAGTCTCATATTTGCTCTGTTCCGATTGAACTCGCTTGTCCTGCAACAGTCGGTTAAATGCGCTTGTGAGCTCCTTCATCAAAGCTGACTGCTTGTGATTCGCTTGCAAAAGTCGGTTTTGGTGAGGCCGGAACTTCTCCAATTCCTGCTCAAACAGTTGTGCCTCGTAGTTGGATATCGACTTCTTGTTAAGGATGAGAATTTGGGAGATGTCATCGTTGTGAGCCTACTATGGTTAGCCTGGCACATGATCTGGGTGTCCCGAGTTTCACTCACTTTCTCTTTCAGATCCTTCAACACCTGGTTGCGTTCCCGCTTAATGGAATtcaacttcttgaggatATCCTCCACCCTGTTGATCTGATCTATCACACTAGGCCcctcgtcaaagtcgtcgtCCAAAAGATTGGGTTCCAAGCCGGCAGGGCTAGTCGCATTGCTTCCTCTCGCCCGTGCCTGGGCAACAGCACGTTGGAAGAGCTGGTCAGCTTCGCCCGATTTAGCGGCCCGTCGCatttcatcaaagtccaTTTCGTTTTGTCGTAGCTTGCCCGCCAATTGGTTGTCGCTTCTCGACGCTTCATCCAAGGCTTCACGATAGTGGCGGATATCGCCTCGTAGTGTCGTTGtcaatcttgagcttggctgttGCGTCCATTCGTTCTCATACTTGGAGCGCATTTTCTCACAAACACCTTCCTCCATATCGAGTTGCTTTGTGCTCTTATCCAGAATCGAGAGGATGGAGTCCTTTTCCGTTCTGAGTGAATCGAACAAAGTTACCGGGTTTTCTTGGTCGGAAACATCTTCACACCATTGTCGGAAGTCCTCGTCAGGTAGAATATCCTGATCAAACCCACCCTTCAGAACTTGCAATGCGCCGGGGAGCCTCAAATAATCCAGACTGGCTGCCATCTCGCCATTGGCTGTATCCACCCGCTCTGCTTCAGCTCGCACCAACTTGgctttttcttcatcatacaAACTCGCCGATTCGGTGACGGCAAATGGCACGATCTTTGCGAACAGGTCGGGTCCGGTAATGCGCTGGATATCCTGGCCGGCATACAGCTCGCTGACAGGAATAGGCTTTGCGGCAGGCAGCTTGGCAACGGCTTCTAGACTTGCTTCGGCAGGAACTTCTTTGTGGTAGATATAATCGTTATCCTTCAAAGCACTCTGTAACTGGCTTTGAACTGTGGAGAGATGCCGCTTGGTTAGTTCCTGAAGAAATCCTCCACAGTCGGCGCTGAGATTTGAGCTCATGGGAACAGAGTTAGGAAAGCTTCTGGCGACACGCTCTGCTTCTTTTGCCTGTGTCTCGGCAGTTTGCAATCGTCCAACAGCAATACCATGCTTATCCTGTTCCTCGTCCGCCAGGGCTTGATAATATTGTGCCAtagagttgagaagattgctTTTGATCTGGTAATGTTAGCTTGACAATACTGCGTTTATTGATGGTCGGTCTATGTACCTGGgtcatcaacagccaaacTTTCTCAAATATGGCTTTGGTCACGTTCTCTTGCACCCCCTCGAGAGCTTGGCTGTACAGGTAGCCAGCCTGGGAAGCTAATTTAGCAAGCAGCGcaggcttcttcttatcGGCGACTTGCTTCTCGAGGAagacttcttgggcttgtgCGAGCATGACATGAATCAACGCTTTGACTGTCTCTCTGCTAAGATCCGAAGATGGCGCATGAAGGAAGTTCTCGTTGATATAAGTGAACATGCCAGCAGATGCTTGGAAGTTGTGGTATGCGGTTTTGAGAGCAGACTCCTCACCGCGATCCTGAGCAGCGGCATGGCAGGATAGAACAGCAGAGATGTTGAATATGATGGAAGCTTTTTCGAAGGCGAGTGAATATTGGGCGGTAGACTTGTGGGTAAACGCATCGAACCTGACCATGGCAAAATTAGCGAGAGTCAGCAAGTGACCAGATTCAAAGTCCTGGCCAGATATGAGCCTGATGAAACAAACCATGTGAAGGATATCTTGATGTGCTGTTCATCTACCGGGAATCGTAAGTCAAGGAGCTCCAGTTGCCCATAGTAACGATAGAGCATGTCCCTTCCAGATGTACTATCCTTGCCAGCACCTCTCACGTCTTGTCTCAACCGATTCAGTGTAGCGCATTCCTCTGCATAACGTTCGGGGTCGTCACCGTAAGTGTCACGGATGTATCTTTTGAGAGGTTCAACCCAGTCGATCTCGTTGGTTGCCTTGAGAGGCACCGAGATCATTGGGGACTGTGCCATGACGGGCGATTAACTGACGAGAGTAGGATAGCGTATAGTCGTGATCGGGGAGGCAATTGGTCGAGGTAGGTAAGAAATCAAGTGCGCAGGCGGAGAGCCAAGGTATGCAGCAGCTTCGGGTAGAGAGGTCAGAGCTTCAAGTTTATCGGTCGCACAAATGCAGATACAGCTAGCTAATGGTTGCAAGATATGTCGAGTAAGATGACCCCACGGAGCAAGATACAGATCTGTCCTAGACGGTTGAGATCGATGAACGGCTGGCCACTTGCAATGCAACCCAATCTATGTATACAGTTCGAGCGTGCGTGGCAGCAACGTTGGAAGAGGCGGGTCGGGTCGTAGGGCGATGAGTTGGGGGCGGTAGCGGGGGACAAAGCTGCGAAGCCAGTCAAGAGCTAGAAAGTCTGTAGAGCCAAATAAGCTCGCCGGAGATGCAGCTAGGTAGGCTGCGCTGCACGGGCTGCTGGCAGGGACAGTCGATGTGTGGTGCCACCTTGGGAGAGACGGGGGAGGTGTTGTAGAGAAGGCACCGCAGCCGGTAGTGACTCGTCCCGTAGATGTTGTAAAGGATGAACAGGGACAAGTCAGTCAAGGTGAGTTGAAGGCTTAAGGTTGCGGTTGAGGTTGAActcgaggtcgaggtcgtcgGAGAGCGGGGTCTATCAAGCCCAGTTGGCGTACGGCGGTGACGAAATATGTTCCAGGGGGGTCTCGAAGCGCGGTAAATTTCACTAGGTCACTGGGTCCTGGAGGTATAGTTCAACACCTAACACTTTGTTACTGCATGCGGTTGAGAACAAATGAAAACAGTACGATTCATTTCTGATGCAGGAGAAAAGACTTGTTATTAATCTAAGCAGATCAAATAAAACGGACGGTTTGAAAATTGAAACTAGACTTTTGAACACGGAAAGAGGCACCTTCTGGTTCTGGATACCACGGGCCGAGCTACCACAGCGAGCAAGTACCCATCGTCGTTAACTCACTAACGTTACGGGCTTAACAGCCTGGAGTAAGCTTAATGAGAGACCACGTTTATTACTCACGACCTACCTAATCTACCGAGTACAGCCTGTACATACCATCACCACTGGCTCCTATTAAaccctcgtcgtcgtctcatGGTAGCACTATCTCCACCCCAGCATCAAACCGACCATTTAGTGCCTGACTGCATTAACAACCGCCTGATGGGCCATCTTAGGCCCAATATCTACAACCAGTAACATCGCTCAGGTGCCTTGTAAACCACCTCGCGTCCCGTATCTCCAAGATGGACCATTCCAAGCTTGTCCAAGCCTCGTGCTTTTAACCGCCGCTATagttttcttcatcttgatccGCTGCGACCGACGGGACTACAGGCTGTGTTCTGTTCGTCTCCGTCTTCATAAGCCGCGTTATTACTTGCGTGGATAGTTACGAAATGTCGGTGCCTGTCGAATATTACATAGGTGCGTACGCCATGCTAATGCGTCTGCTTACACCATTCATCTATACGCAATATTATATTCAAGCAATCTTTCATAGATATTCATCTGAGTCTTTAGTGTTTCATAAGAATCAGTCATGGGTCACTCCTTGTATCCATGTATTCATCCGATCGTCACTCCAAAACTGACGCTCATTATTTATCATGTAAGCCAAGACCAATTCCTTCCCAATCACCGTTTATTAGTTATAGTACGAGCAAATATCCAATGTATTCCGAATTCTTGATTCATTCATATGCTTGAGACTATTGATCGGAACTGTTTCTTCCGATTCTAGCACCTCTATCACACTCTATCATTTATAATCCAATGAGAATGCCATGTGAGTAATCGCTCATTATGCAGTCTGGCAGTTCATGCACAAGCTATTATTCTGAatcctcaacttctccacGAAAGAAACGTCAAGTGACCTGATGGGTGTTCTCACACCGCCAATCCCATTTTCAACATGTGTAACGATTTATGTACCAGTCTTTTCT is drawn from Fusarium graminearum PH-1 chromosome 3, whole genome shotgun sequence and contains these coding sequences:
- a CDS encoding NAM9 protein translates to MRRPTKYYSLTRPKLRQSWNKYNLFNIARAAGREPPVKGRATFFQQKWAAKSKTRGYHGEHVSEKKWYLAANDGSEQAAGRGSGLSTSNVTAESYSQVPKGSDAVRPPSHPAQRSRGFGDVNEMLSEHFQDMTPYMQMTFAPLERRLDTAVFRAMFASSVRQARQFVIHGAVKVNGKKVDIEKVLYGTGEQKKPNSIQESHDKELLDKQEEAVRQQGLKKRSKILDAVAAKEGEAAEAAEAKLGKGSLKRVEREVQLHRIKNLRVTAREILKGDMRQLSAKQKKDLRLFRDTAQRLLSLREDRELDAYELINQIQSQIQKLGTVDAFRKADPTPAEPSSEGESSADEKAAKKNEVQVKRSEFKNQVLERGLEGITNREDRDRARNILATHDLTNEEIRKLVYILKNDAENPIDHSKPYVTPWRPRPFMSAFAFIPRYLEVNPYICAAVYLRHPVARKGMAEVPTPFSYLTNQLAHNWYLGRG
- a CDS encoding cytochrome b2, which encodes MVLKGGEVAEHNSADSCWVIVHGKAYDVTEFLPEHPGGKKIILKYAGKDATEAYEPIHPPDTLDKFLEASKHLGPVDMNTVQQETKEVDPEEEERLQRMEQKPLLSQCYNLFDFEAVARRVMSKVAWGYYSSAADDEITMRENHSAFHRIWFRPQILVDVENIDFSTTMLGTKTDIPVYVTATALGKLGNPEGEVVLTRAAAKHNVIQMIPTLASCSFDEIVDAKAGDQVQWLQLYVNKDRAITKKIVQHAEKRGCKGLFITVDAPQLGRREKDMRSKFTDPGSHVQEGTDTDNSQGAARAISTFIDPALSWKDIAWFQSITSMPIILKGVQRVEDVLKAIDYGCQGVVLSNHGGRQLEFARSAIEVLAETMPILRERGLENKIEIFIDGGIRRGTDILKALCLGARGVGIGRPFLYAMSTYGEAGVIRAMQLLKDELEMNMRLIGASKIEDLHPGMLDLRSLFQHGAVPSDNLSSTVYDPLAVPAQRPKAGPEQGAPKAKL
- a CDS encoding vacuolar protein-sorting protein BRO1, which produces MAQSPMISVPLKATNEIDWVEPLKRYIRDTYGDDPERYAEECATLNRLRQDVRGAGKDTHQDILHMVCFIRLISGQDFESGHLLTLANFAMVRFDAFTHKSTAQYSLAFEKASIIFNISAVLSCHAAAQDRGEESALKTAYHNFQASAGMFTYINENFLHAPSSDLSRETVKALIHVMLAQAQEVFLEKQVADKKKPALLAKLASQAGYLYSQALEGVQENVTKAIFEKVWLLMTQIKSNLLNSMAQYYQALADEEQDKHGIAVGRLQTAETQAKEAERVARSFPNSVPMSSNLSADCGGFLQELTKRHLSTVQSQLQSALKDNDYIYHKEVPAEASLEAVAKLPAAKPIPVSELYAGQDIQRITGPDLFAKIVPFAVTESASLYDEEKAKLVRAEAERVDTANGEMAASLDYLRLPGALQVLKGGFDQDILPDEDFRQWCEDVSDQENPVTLFDSLRTEKDSILSILDKSTKQLDMEEGVCEKMRSKYENEWTQQPSSRLTTTLRGDIRHYREALDEASRSDNQLAGKLRQNEMDFDEMRRAAKSGEADQLFQRAVAQARARGSNATSPAGLEPNLLDDDFDEGPSVIDQINRVEDILKKLNSIKRERNQVLKDLKEKAHNDDISQILILNKKSISNYEAQLFEQELEKFRPHQNRLLQANHKQSALMKELTSAFNRLLQDKRVQSEQSKYETIQRQRSSVINRYKRAYQEFLDLVAGLQSAKNWYAEMRETVESLEKNVDSFVNNRRSEGAQLLNQIEQERSSNKNSQAEMERERLRGLMDRMSMDPNKSSPQPQQNRPTPPSQYQQSQAPRYPQTNYQGQYQQPNSPPPQQAQQQAYQNFSPPPTTTTTQSFGPPPINTFVQPTYNPSQYGRTPGPTSPPPNQTSFNIGGYRGPASPPPNQSTFGQSQSFGGYGASSTPQTQGGYVPPGFVPPPPPPGPPPLGPQQTFHYGNQPNSAHPNSAYPQSAMPPQQQQQQQQQQQNDPWAGLNAWK